A region from the Salvelinus fontinalis isolate EN_2023a chromosome 23, ASM2944872v1, whole genome shotgun sequence genome encodes:
- the LOC129821041 gene encoding Golgi pH regulator isoform X2, whose product MSFLMDSVIMFTSQVLFFGFGWLFFMRQLFKDYEVRQYVVQVVFSITFAFSCTMFELIIFEILGALETSSRYFHWKFNLYVILLVLIFVVPFYIGYFVVSNIRLLQRQKLLFACVVWFTFMYFFWKLGDPFPILSPKHGILSIEQLISRVGVIGVTLMALLSGFGAVNCPYTYMSYFLRNVTESDILALERRLLQTMDMIVSKKKRIAMTRRQMYQRGEDQNKQTGFWGMIKSVTSSPPGSENLSLIQQEVDALEELSRQLFLETVDLQATKERIEYSKTFQGKYFNFLGYFFSIYCVWKIFMATINIVFDRVGKTDPVTRGIEITVNYLGIQFDVKFWSQHISFILVGIIIVTSIRGLLITLTKFFYAISSSKSSNVIVLVLAQIMGMYFVSSVLLMRMSMPLEYRSIVTEVLGELQFNFYHRWFDVIFLVSALSSILFLYLAHKQAPEKHMTP is encoded by the exons ATGTCGTTCCTTATGGATTCAGTAATCATGTTCACCTCACAG GTTCTCTTCTTTGGCTTTGGGTGGCTGTTCTTCATGCGGCAGCTGTTCAAAGACTATGAG GTGCGGCAGTATGTGGTCCAAGTGGTGTTCTCCATCACTTTTGCCTTCTCCTGCACCATGTTTGAGCTCATCATCTTTGAGATACTGGGTGCATTAGAAACTAG TTCCAGGTATTTCCACTGGAAGTTCAACCTGTATGTGATTCTACTGGTTCTAATCTTCGTGGTGCCATTTTATATCGGCTACTTTGTCGTCAGCAACATCCGCCTTT tgCAGAGACAGAAGCTGCTCTTTGCCTGTGTCGTCTGGTTTACCTTCATGTATTTCTTTTGGAAGTTGGGGGACCCTTTCCCCATCCTCAGTCCCAAACATG GTATCCTGTCCATCGAGCAGTTGATCAGTCGTGTTGGGGTCATAGGGGTCACGCTGATGGCTCTATTGTCCGGCTTTGGTGCTGTCAACTGCCCTTACACCTACATGTCCTACTTCCTACG GAATGTGACAGAGAGTGATATTCTTGCCTTGGAGAGGAGACTTCTTCAGACCATGGACATGATCGTCAGCAAAAAGAAACg CATTGCCATGACACGGAGGCAGATGTACCAGCGAGGGGAAGACCAGAACAAACAGACAGGATTCTGGGGCATGATCAAGAGTGTCACCTCCTCACCACCAGGCAGCGAGA ATTTGTCTCTGATCCAGCAGGAAGTGGATGCTCTGGAGGAGCTGAGTCGCCAGCTCTTCCTGGAGACAGTGGACCTGCAGGCCACCAAG GAGCGGATAGAGTACTCCAAGACATTCCAGGGGAAATACTTTAACTTCTTAGGTTACTTCTTCTCCAtttactgtgtgtggaaaatcTTCATG GCCACCATCAACATTGTTTTCGACCGTGTAGGGAAGACTGATCCAGTGACGAGAGGGATTGAGATCACAGTTAACTACTTGGGCATTCAGTTTGAT GTGAAGTTCTGGTCTCAGCACATCTCCTTTATCCTGGTGGGCATCATCATCGTCACTTCTATTAGAGGCCTTCTCATCACACTCACTAAG TTCTTCTATGCCATCTCCAGCAGCAAGTCCTCCAATGTTATAGTGCTGGTCCTGGCTCAAATTATG ggGATGTACTTTGTGTCGTCGGTTCTCCTCATGAGGATGAGCATGCCTCTGGAGTATCGCTCCATCGTGACCGAAGTGCTGGGAGAGCTGCAGTTCAACTTCTACCATCGATGGTTCGACGTCATCTTCCTCGTCAGCGCCCTCTCCAgcatcctcttcctctacctcgcCCACAAACAGGCACCCGAGAAGCACATGACACCCTAG
- the zgc:113337 gene encoding OX-2 membrane glycoprotein, whose amino-acid sequence MMCESSLVRCLQLCVSLLMVVRLQGKVTAPERMEAPVELPFTLTCMVSKGRGDSLKQVRWLDVQNKTLLTYEPSQKDSVSGQQHVELAPSPKDTSAITIRRVGFRDEGCYTCIFDLYPSGSQEGRTCLTVTSRVIAEGNKTAMSGKAAVLSCTYGLPEKVQKVLWRHTAEQGDSSEVASYAKRSDPMIEPPYQERAWLTPSLSHSQLSIRPVGVQDEGCYTCEYHTYSELTKSATVCLTVFVLPKPQVSYKNTSPGVIEANCTAVSRPPVEIVWNVERDNRTMGPPVTSQLQQGDGTTLVISTLTVQSGLLKDVSVKCLVHHKGLESPIAVSMNTKIGTALTILISVTTVAALLVICLCFCLWKCFLRKEDDGV is encoded by the exons ATGATGTGTGAGTCCTCCCTGGTGCGATGCCTGCAGCTGTGTGTGTCCTTACTGATGGTGGTCAGGTTGCAGG GCAAGGTAACAGCCCCTGAGCGCATGGAGGCCCCAGTGGAGCTCCCCTTCACTCTGACCTGCATGGTGTCTAAGGGGCGTGGGGACAGCCTGAAACAGGTGCGCTGGCTGGACGTCCAGAACAAGACTCTGTTGACCTACGAGCCCAGCCAGAAGGACAGCGTGAGCGGCCAGCAGCATGTAGAGCTGGCCCCCTCCCCCAAGGACACCTCAGCCATCACCATCCGCAGGGTGGGCTTCAGAGACGAGGGCTGCTACACCTGCATCTTTGACCTTTACCCCTCAGGATCGCAGGAGGGACGCACCTGCCTCACCGTCACAT CCCGTGTGATTGCTGAGGGTAACAAGACAGCGATGAGTGGTAAGGCGGCAGTCCTGTCTTGCACCTATGGCCTGCCAGAGAAGGTGCAGAAGGTGCTGTGGAGACATACAGCAGAGCAGGGGGACTCCAGCGAAGTAGCCTCCTATGCCAAGCGCAGCGACCCCATGATCGAGCCGCCCTACCAGGAGAGGGCCTGGCTGACCCCCTCCCTTTCCCATAGCCAGCTGTCCATCAGACCAGTCGGCGTCCAGGATGAGGGCTGCTACACCTGCGAGTACCACACCTACTCAGAGCTTACCAAGAGCGCTACTGTCTGCCTCACTGTCTTTG TACTGCCTAAACCCCAGGTGAGCTACAAGAACACATCTCCAGGGGTGATCGAGGCCAACTGTACAGCCGTGTCACGGCCCCCGGTGGAGATAGTGTGGAACGTGGAGAGGGACAACCGAACTATGGGTCCCCCTGTGACATCACAGCTCCAGCAGGGGGATGGGACCACCCTGGTCATCAGCACCCTCACTGTCCAATCAGGGCTGCTGAAGGACGTGTCCGTCAAATGCCTGGTCCACCATAAGGGTCTGGAGTCACCCATCGCTGTGTCTATGAACACCAAGA ttgggACAGCTCTGACCATCTTAATCTCTGTGACCACTGTAGCTGCTCTGCTGGTCATATGTCTCTGCTTCTGCCTCTGGAAGTGTTTCCTGCGCAAAGAagatg ACGGAGTCTGA
- the LOC129821041 gene encoding Golgi pH regulator isoform X1 has product MRQLFKDYEVRQYVVQVVFSITFAFSCTMFELIIFEILGALETSSRYFHWKFNLYVILLVLIFVVPFYIGYFVVSNIRLLQRQKLLFACVVWFTFMYFFWKLGDPFPILSPKHGILSIEQLISRVGVIGVTLMALLSGFGAVNCPYTYMSYFLRNVTESDILALERRLLQTMDMIVSKKKRIAMTRRQMYQRGEDQNKQTGFWGMIKSVTSSPPGSENLSLIQQEVDALEELSRQLFLETVDLQATKERIEYSKTFQGKYFNFLGYFFSIYCVWKIFMATINIVFDRVGKTDPVTRGIEITVNYLGIQFDVKFWSQHISFILVGIIIVTSIRGLLITLTKFFYAISSSKSSNVIVLVLAQIMGMYFVSSVLLMRMSMPLEYRSIVTEVLGELQFNFYHRWFDVIFLVSALSSILFLYLAHKQAPEKHMTP; this is encoded by the exons ATGCGGCAGCTGTTCAAAGACTATGAG GTGCGGCAGTATGTGGTCCAAGTGGTGTTCTCCATCACTTTTGCCTTCTCCTGCACCATGTTTGAGCTCATCATCTTTGAGATACTGGGTGCATTAGAAACTAG TTCCAGGTATTTCCACTGGAAGTTCAACCTGTATGTGATTCTACTGGTTCTAATCTTCGTGGTGCCATTTTATATCGGCTACTTTGTCGTCAGCAACATCCGCCTTT tgCAGAGACAGAAGCTGCTCTTTGCCTGTGTCGTCTGGTTTACCTTCATGTATTTCTTTTGGAAGTTGGGGGACCCTTTCCCCATCCTCAGTCCCAAACATG GTATCCTGTCCATCGAGCAGTTGATCAGTCGTGTTGGGGTCATAGGGGTCACGCTGATGGCTCTATTGTCCGGCTTTGGTGCTGTCAACTGCCCTTACACCTACATGTCCTACTTCCTACG GAATGTGACAGAGAGTGATATTCTTGCCTTGGAGAGGAGACTTCTTCAGACCATGGACATGATCGTCAGCAAAAAGAAACg CATTGCCATGACACGGAGGCAGATGTACCAGCGAGGGGAAGACCAGAACAAACAGACAGGATTCTGGGGCATGATCAAGAGTGTCACCTCCTCACCACCAGGCAGCGAGA ATTTGTCTCTGATCCAGCAGGAAGTGGATGCTCTGGAGGAGCTGAGTCGCCAGCTCTTCCTGGAGACAGTGGACCTGCAGGCCACCAAG GAGCGGATAGAGTACTCCAAGACATTCCAGGGGAAATACTTTAACTTCTTAGGTTACTTCTTCTCCAtttactgtgtgtggaaaatcTTCATG GCCACCATCAACATTGTTTTCGACCGTGTAGGGAAGACTGATCCAGTGACGAGAGGGATTGAGATCACAGTTAACTACTTGGGCATTCAGTTTGAT GTGAAGTTCTGGTCTCAGCACATCTCCTTTATCCTGGTGGGCATCATCATCGTCACTTCTATTAGAGGCCTTCTCATCACACTCACTAAG TTCTTCTATGCCATCTCCAGCAGCAAGTCCTCCAATGTTATAGTGCTGGTCCTGGCTCAAATTATG ggGATGTACTTTGTGTCGTCGGTTCTCCTCATGAGGATGAGCATGCCTCTGGAGTATCGCTCCATCGTGACCGAAGTGCTGGGAGAGCTGCAGTTCAACTTCTACCATCGATGGTTCGACGTCATCTTCCTCGTCAGCGCCCTCTCCAgcatcctcttcctctacctcgcCCACAAACAGGCACCCGAGAAGCACATGACACCCTAG